Genomic segment of Candidatus Obscuribacterales bacterium:
CTTCTAGCGCTACATATAGACTAATGAAGTCCGCACAGATGAACACAGCATTGAGACTGCCGTGCAGGATGATCATCTGAGTATAAAAAAAAGCGCTCTTGCCCGTTTGCCAACAATAGAGAACCACCGCCGCAGTCACGAGAGCATTGGTGACAATAAAATAGCCGCTCAAGGAATCAATGAACAGCGTGACGCCAAACCGATCCAGGAGTTGGACAGTGAGCGGCGCAGGAGCCCATAGCTGCTGAAGTCCGTAGACCAAGGATATCAGGGCGATTCCTAGGGCTAGGTAGCGATGAAATTTGGGCAACAGATAGCCGCTAAAGCCCACGAAAAATGGAATCGCCATCCAAACGACCGCCACGGGAGCGGTATCCTGCAGCGCAACCGATATGGGGTCAGCGATCGCTATTCTTTGGGTTAATAGCTCAAGTCCGGTCGATAAGATGTTGCTCATGGTGTGTTGTTCTTCTCGATTTCACTGCTCTCTAGAGTGGGGTTATCTCTTGCTAGCTTCATAACACCGACTAGCATGAGAGCTTGGATGGAAAAGCCAATCACAATCGCGGTTAAAATCACCGCTTGGGGTACCGGATCGGCATAGCTTCCCGGCTGTACATCAGACGCAATGGGGGTAAATAAT
This window contains:
- a CDS encoding NADH-quinone oxidoreductase subunit K, translating into MSFLEACVFATVLCGFFGIILKKNLMMKIISMDVMSTGVIAYYVLVAARGGLFTPIASDVQPGSYADPVPQAVILTAIVIGFSIQALMLVGVMKLARDNPTLESSEIEKNNTP